Genomic segment of Sarcophilus harrisii chromosome 4, mSarHar1.11, whole genome shotgun sequence:
tggcacatagtaagtagttaaaagcctttattattattactttaaggATCAGTTAAAATAATTGGAGATTTTGAAAAACACCTTAAAGAAAGTGAATGAACAAAAAGATCACGAGAATTGCCTTCATATGTGAGAATAAAGGGTTATTTAATGTAGAGGGATTAGACTTTTTCTTCTTGGTCCCTGAAGTCTAAACCAGTATGCATTGGTGGAAGCTGAAGAGTTGAGTGAAAAGAATGAAAGTCTTACTTATTGCCTGTTAAAGACTTTCAAAGGTGAAATGGGCTTCCTTAGAAGGTAGTAATTTCCTAATGCCTACTAGAGGTTTTTGAAGAGACTCATATTGTAAAAGGCCATCTTGTTCAGTTTTGCATTGTACTAGATAGCTTCTGAGGTCCCCTCTACCTCTAAGATTCATTTAgtactattttcttattttaaagacaaggaaatcTCAAGACCCAGAGGCATGACTTAAATTCAGGTATTATGATTCTAAGCCAAATAATTTTAACTCTACAATGTAGATATCACCCTCTCTCTTCTAACCCCTAAAAATTAATTCATAAGAAATTTATTCTTGTAAACTTCACAATTTATGTGGCACAATGGATGAATTAACATGTGCCAtatgtacaaagaatgaaaatagtttaaacaaaaggtaaaatgggaaagcaagaaaaatctcTGTCCACAAGGGTCTTATCTcctaatatataatacaatacataGAGGAATGCTGAATTGGGAAGGGTATTTTGATCATAGGAAAGGTGAGTGAAACAACAGGGCAGTTAATTGATAACCCCTTTCCAGATGCAATGGTTGTGTTGATCTGATATAGTTTtcaagaaagcaaggaagaataGTAAGAGAACAAGGCAACAGGGTGAAAATAGCTGGAGTGAATAAGTTCAGTCTGTGATGGGTTCTTGTTAACCAGAATAGCACTTCCCAAGGAAGTAGTATCATAGATGTGTGATATGTAAGTATGTCCTAGTAGCTTCACAAGGCTATAAAATCCTGCAGGATGGCTTCTATCTCTTTGTATTATCTACAACTCTAACCACAGTATTTTGTGCATAGGAGGTGCTAACTAAATGGAATAAATTAATGACTGAACAAAAGATCAAACCTTTTAATGAATTTCCAACCTAAAAAATCTAGAGAGatcctttctatatttcttctttctatctccttttttcctcataaTAAATGGgacattgattattttttttttacttttctctttctaaatggATGCCATTTCAATCTGAATTGATAAAGTTTTATATTGTCATGACTTTTCCAAGTCATTTTCCAAGATTATTCTTAGAATGTAGAATGGAAATTAAGAATGTTACTTCCCATTCAACTCACCAATGATTTATTCAACCAATACTGATTCAGTATCTGAAATACATTAGATACTGGGTCAGGATCATGTGCTCTCTTTGAAATAAAGATCCTTGTTGATggtaaaagtgaaaagggaattGTGTAGCTAGTATTAAATTCAAAATCTTGCTTTCTTCTGTCCCCTAGAAAATCCAGAatactttctttcttatttaaactCTGTCAATTCCTGCCAAGAGAATAAAATTCACCCTCATCTAAGGGCATGAAATTTTGCCTGAGcaaaaaatgatttgtccagaaaaATACATCCAATGTAATGATTACAGAATTGTATATACTatgttttaaatatgaagaaacatTCTTTGGTAGCTTTAAAAGAGTATTAGACTGTGGCAGAGGACccaatttcaaatcctgcctctatatatatgaattgAGGAGACAAGTTCTTCTGggtattattttgtcttttgaaaaaaaaaaagaaaaaaaggtaaatgaccTCTTCAATCAATTCTAGATTTATGTATGATGTATGATTTCATCCATGAAAATGTAATTAATGGGGAGTTAGTGATATATGAAACTTACTGagtatatttttcaattttctaaaattcagaaCAATGAGGATCAATCAGACATTCCTAGAAGAATTCATCTTCTTTGGATTCTCAGCTTACCTAGAATGGCAAATTGTCCTATTTGTTTGCTTCTTCTTTGTCTACCTTCTTACCCTCACTGGCAACTTGGTCATTATGGCCCTCACGTGGGTGGACCATGCCCTCCATATTCCCATGTACCTCTTTCTTgctgccctttccttctctgaaacCTGCTATACATTAGCCATAATCCCCAAAATGCTGATAGACCTGATGGCCAAGAATAGAAGCATTTCTATCCCAGGATGTGCCCTCCAGATGTTTTTCTTCCTTGGACTTGGTGGCACCAACTGTATTATCCTTACAGTGATGGGCTTTGATCGGTTCCTGGCCATCTGTCATCCCCTGCGCTACCCCACACTCATGACCAACAAAGCATGTGGGCAACTTGTGGCTTCAGCTTGGATTGGTGGATTCTTTGTTTCCTCAACAGAGACAATACTGATATTTTGGGGATCCTTCTGTGGCCCCAATCTTATCAAACAATTCTTCTGCCACATGAGAGCAGTGGCCAAATTGTCCTGTCTAAATAGTTACCTCAAAGAAATTATTGTCACAGTTATTTCAGAGTCTGCTTTGCTGGGGACATTCCTATTTATTATTCTTACATATGTGTTCATTCTCTCTACAGTACTTAAGATCCCCTCAgctgaggggagaaaaaaggctTTCTCTACTTGTGCCTCTCACCTTACTGTGGTCATCATTCACTTTGGATTTGCTGCCATAGTTTACTTAAAGCCAGAGGCACAAGAGGGAGATGATGCCCTGATAACTGTCCCCTACACTGTTGTCACACCCTTTCTCAGCCCTATCATTTTCACCCTGAGAAACAAGGACATGAAGAATTCTCTGAAGAGAGTACTAGACAAGAAAGTTGCCTTAACCAGATGATTTTGAGTAGCTACGATTTGCAATAAACATTCAGAACCACTGAATCATTTTCTTATTGccagaatttttccttttccctaaaaATGAGGAAGGGAACAACAGTTTCTGAGATGGTAGGAATTGCATAAATGTGTCCAGCATACTTAAAGGAGGTTTTCCTATTTTTTAGATCATGAAACCTCTACCTCCTATTGACTATTGGTAGAGATATACATCAAGGCAATGGAGAATGATTCCAGTCACCTGTGGGCATTTACAATGTGCTATTGGCAGGATGAGTAGAAGTGAtatgcagggggaaaaaaaacaaagtggtCTCTGTGATGTGGCAGATCAGTTTTTGACAATATTAAGAGTGAGGCTGAGAATGAGAAAGTTATGCAGAGCAGATCTTCAACTCAATTGTGAAATAGCTCAAGCCTCCTTTGGAACACATTCTTTGGAACACAGTGCCATCTCCTATTTAGATGTCCACTTTCCTTTAGAACTATACGCTTGATGTTATGACATCAGTCCCAACCGCCAGTTCTAGCAAACCTAGTCATACTAATTTATTGGTGATTTATGTTTGACTCTTTTTGAAgtgtttgtattttaaaacaagacaaaagagggcaatatttaattaaatcaatgatttttat
This window contains:
- the LOC116423711 gene encoding olfactory receptor 10X1-like, whose protein sequence is MRINQTFLEEFIFFGFSAYLEWQIVLFVCFFFVYLLTLTGNLVIMALTWVDHALHIPMYLFLAALSFSETCYTLAIIPKMLIDLMAKNRSISIPGCALQMFFFLGLGGTNCIILTVMGFDRFLAICHPLRYPTLMTNKACGQLVASAWIGGFFVSSTETILIFWGSFCGPNLIKQFFCHMRAVAKLSCLNSYLKEIIVTVISESALLGTFLFIILTYVFILSTVLKIPSAEGRKKAFSTCASHLTVVIIHFGFAAIVYLKPEAQEGDDALITVPYTVVTPFLSPIIFTLRNKDMKNSLKRVLDKKVALTR